One window of Bdellovibrionales bacterium genomic DNA carries:
- a CDS encoding MFS transporter, translating into MSTPPNKSLLGIIFFTVFIYLVGFGILIPIIPILSREFGATALQTGLLMSVYSFMQFIFAPFWGKLSDRMGRRPILLFCLVGEAFSYVVFAYAKNLELLFVARILAGFFGASISTASAYISDITPPNERSKGMALIGAAFGLGFVVGPALGGGLAIWGQHIVEAYELQTNVHQFQMSFCALWVGALCIGNFLFGLKFLKESLTEKNKNTHNKKRFQLLAHYLGQKTMGAMLSVYFLSSLAMSGMEATLILFMGEKFGWELKQVSFGFAYIGVITVFCQGFLVRRLIPILGERKTLRIGLTSFAIGLAGIAFAPTIPWMGVTMTFLAIGTSFTNPSALGSISLLAGAAEQGITMGVAQSLASLGRILGPALGGLVYEKISISSPFIISGCLALAGLVTVILVSKNLPDSGKKAAT; encoded by the coding sequence TTGTCCACGCCCCCTAATAAATCCCTACTTGGTATCATATTTTTCACCGTTTTCATCTACCTCGTGGGCTTTGGAATATTAATTCCAATCATCCCCATCCTTAGTCGTGAATTTGGCGCAACCGCTCTGCAAACCGGCCTTCTCATGTCGGTTTATTCGTTTATGCAATTTATTTTTGCTCCGTTCTGGGGAAAGCTCAGCGACCGTATGGGCCGCCGCCCGATCTTGCTTTTCTGTCTCGTCGGCGAAGCCTTCTCTTACGTGGTGTTTGCGTACGCAAAAAATCTGGAGCTGCTCTTCGTTGCCCGCATTCTTGCGGGCTTCTTTGGCGCAAGCATTTCCACAGCTTCTGCCTATATTTCCGACATCACTCCCCCAAATGAACGCTCTAAGGGCATGGCTTTGATCGGCGCCGCTTTTGGTCTCGGCTTTGTTGTTGGCCCAGCTCTCGGTGGCGGCTTGGCAATTTGGGGCCAGCACATTGTGGAAGCTTACGAGTTGCAAACAAATGTTCACCAATTCCAGATGAGCTTCTGCGCTTTGTGGGTCGGAGCTCTTTGTATCGGCAACTTCCTCTTCGGTTTGAAGTTCTTGAAAGAATCACTGACTGAGAAAAATAAAAACACTCACAACAAGAAACGCTTTCAATTGCTCGCTCACTATCTGGGACAAAAAACCATGGGTGCGATGCTCTCTGTTTATTTCCTTTCATCCCTTGCGATGTCAGGGATGGAAGCAACTTTGATTTTGTTCATGGGCGAAAAATTCGGCTGGGAACTCAAACAGGTTAGTTTCGGTTTTGCTTACATCGGTGTGATCACCGTGTTCTGTCAGGGCTTCCTCGTGCGCCGTTTGATTCCCATCTTGGGAGAGCGTAAAACCTTGCGCATCGGCCTCACAAGCTTTGCGATTGGTCTTGCTGGAATCGCCTTTGCGCCAACCATTCCATGGATGGGCGTGACCATGACTTTCTTAGCGATCGGCACCAGCTTCACGAACCCTTCCGCGTTAGGAAGTATTAGCTTGCTCGCTGGCGCTGCTGAACAAGGCATTACCATGGGTGTCGCGCAAAGCTTGGCATCACTGGGACGTATCTTGGGCCCGGCTCTCGGCGGCCTTGTCTATGAGAAGATTTCAATTTCTTCGCCATTTATTATTTCTGGCTGCTTGGCCCTGGCGGGTCTTGTGACGGTGATTTTAGTTTCCAAAAACTTGCCTGATTCTGGCAAAAAGGCGGCAACATAA
- a CDS encoding rhodanese-like domain-containing protein yields MAQSIGFFQFDNLVRGRVGFIFVNLGIDTNAVYPHVFKMHLEQKLLQLPEGDLSTATDEQILSVMSQQPKESAVIVLDQQGVRSEKLANALEAAGFINTFYVKGGWDQFLKDRT; encoded by the coding sequence ATGGCTCAATCCATTGGTTTTTTCCAGTTTGATAATCTCGTCCGCGGGCGCGTGGGTTTTATCTTCGTCAACCTCGGGATTGATACAAACGCCGTCTATCCACACGTTTTCAAAATGCACTTAGAACAAAAGCTTTTGCAATTGCCAGAAGGCGACCTTTCAACCGCCACTGACGAGCAGATTCTTTCGGTGATGTCACAGCAGCCGAAAGAATCCGCCGTGATTGTGTTGGATCAACAAGGCGTCCGCTCTGAGAAACTGGCCAATGCCCTTGAAGCCGCCGGATTTATCAATACTTTTTACGTCAAAGGCGGCTGGGACCAGTTCCTCAAAGACCGCACTTAA
- a CDS encoding pre-toxin TG domain-containing protein — translation MRFFITNLLAVVLLIQFSSLRAYSAVDENNVICQNCVDKNSPVGSKVEVDGRTWVLDKLHDPEGTPMWEAHPVFNRGGDVAGAPFDHEPPGSERLTGRDLTGFEDSDRLTKEERERLHRIQEKIVNRLNAETAADAGATTTELEKQVGDLNQAIQNAGQVADPRSNGQLNSTDPAFSIYDSIQGKYPGRGFSPDQAGWQLHDDHDYQSDHKDELDKLRDRLNNHQSQTPQQEDAKRVGYSVLNEADNAYTQNDQELGNGLLNAGKILVDIATDMIPLTSAPKDFYRAFVGKDPMTGEPLATWERAVAGGFFVVGIVTLGGSNAAKPWVRAIAKIAHPAEEEINLVARNAKNRSSFEALAKRLKDRFKNIKFLDGAKENQRLIKERNYVKLAWSESKPVVSAQTKSEQQFVRFFQNGKDMHGSWVADAKDVVGKTPEEIKEMFALEHVPDYHSTATIPQGTEMHVGFVGKNEWGGNENAIQYFIPKSSPSFFKNPKPITEVFRGLK, via the coding sequence ATGAGATTCTTTATTACAAATCTTTTGGCAGTGGTATTATTGATCCAATTCTCTTCTCTGCGAGCTTATAGCGCTGTCGACGAAAACAATGTGATTTGCCAAAATTGTGTCGATAAAAATTCACCAGTTGGATCCAAAGTTGAAGTAGACGGAAGAACCTGGGTTTTGGATAAACTTCATGACCCGGAAGGAACTCCTATGTGGGAGGCTCATCCTGTCTTCAACCGTGGTGGGGATGTCGCCGGTGCACCCTTTGATCACGAGCCGCCGGGTAGCGAACGCCTCACTGGTCGAGATCTGACAGGCTTTGAAGATTCAGATCGGCTCACAAAAGAAGAACGTGAACGCCTCCATAGAATCCAAGAAAAAATCGTCAATCGGCTGAATGCAGAAACAGCCGCAGATGCTGGCGCGACCACAACCGAACTTGAAAAACAGGTTGGTGATCTAAATCAAGCAATTCAAAACGCAGGTCAGGTGGCAGATCCTCGCTCAAATGGGCAACTGAACTCTACCGATCCGGCGTTTTCTATCTATGATTCTATCCAGGGAAAATACCCTGGAAGAGGCTTTTCGCCCGATCAAGCCGGCTGGCAGTTACACGATGATCACGATTACCAAAGCGATCATAAAGATGAACTCGACAAGTTGCGCGACCGCTTAAACAACCATCAATCTCAAACGCCCCAACAGGAAGACGCAAAACGAGTCGGCTATTCTGTTCTGAATGAAGCGGACAATGCTTACACCCAGAACGATCAAGAACTTGGTAATGGCCTTTTAAACGCTGGCAAAATACTCGTTGATATCGCAACCGATATGATCCCGCTCACATCGGCACCAAAGGACTTCTACAGAGCATTTGTCGGCAAAGATCCTATGACAGGGGAACCTCTTGCTACCTGGGAGAGAGCTGTAGCTGGAGGCTTCTTTGTCGTAGGAATTGTAACTCTCGGAGGTAGCAATGCCGCAAAGCCTTGGGTTCGAGCAATAGCCAAAATAGCCCATCCAGCAGAAGAAGAAATAAACTTAGTCGCCAGAAATGCCAAGAATAGATCTTCATTTGAAGCCTTAGCCAAGCGCTTAAAAGATCGGTTCAAAAACATTAAATTTCTGGACGGCGCTAAAGAGAATCAAAGGCTAATCAAAGAGCGAAACTATGTTAAACTTGCATGGTCAGAGAGCAAACCAGTAGTATCAGCTCAAACCAAATCTGAGCAGCAGTTTGTTCGATTCTTTCAGAATGGAAAAGACATGCATGGTTCTTGGGTGGCTGATGCAAAAGATGTCGTTGGGAAAACCCCAGAAGAAATTAAGGAAATGTTTGCTCTAGAACATGTACCGGACTATCACTCAACTGCTACTATTCCACAGGGAACCGAAATGCATGTAGGCTTTGTTGGCAAGAATGAGTGGGGAGGAAATGAGAATGCAATTCAATATTTTATTCCTAAGTCTTCACCCAGCTTCTTTAAAAATCCAAAACCTATCACTGAGGTATTTAGAGGTCTAAAATGA